In Polynucleobacter arcticus, the following proteins share a genomic window:
- a CDS encoding sulfate/molybdate ABC transporter ATP-binding protein, translating into MTSIAIRDINKHFGDFQALSNINLDIGDGELVALLGPSGCGKTTLLRIIAGLENPDSGAILFGGQDTTHVHVRERHVGFVFQHYALFRHMTVFENIAFGLRVKPKNEQLAEPQIQRKVHDLLDLMQLNTLANRFPAQLSGGQRQRVALARALAVDPKVLLLDEPFGALDAKVRKELRRWLRRLHDELHIATIFVTHDQEEALEVADRVVVMNKGNIEQVGAPNEVWEEPTSPFVYEFLGDVNSFHGRLNAGEMQINLNGQITTIPAPDHSTACNTDAVAYVRPHDCDIQRNIHNTSGFEAKLSRIINIGPIARLEFLLPKASDTAEEKIIEVQIPATRQRENHYVVGETLLIVPQKVRIFA; encoded by the coding sequence ATGACTAGCATTGCAATTCGGGATATTAATAAACATTTTGGTGACTTCCAAGCACTCAGCAACATCAATTTAGATATTGGTGATGGCGAGCTTGTCGCCTTACTTGGACCCTCTGGATGCGGGAAAACGACCCTTTTACGTATTATTGCGGGCTTGGAAAATCCAGATTCGGGCGCAATTCTATTCGGTGGGCAGGACACTACGCATGTGCATGTTCGCGAACGCCATGTAGGCTTTGTCTTCCAGCACTATGCTCTATTTCGCCATATGACTGTTTTTGAAAACATTGCATTTGGCCTTCGAGTAAAACCCAAAAATGAGCAACTAGCTGAGCCTCAGATTCAGAGAAAAGTACATGATCTTCTTGATTTAATGCAATTGAATACGCTCGCCAATCGATTTCCAGCCCAACTATCAGGTGGGCAAAGGCAGCGCGTAGCCTTGGCAAGGGCATTGGCGGTAGATCCAAAAGTACTCTTACTGGATGAGCCATTTGGTGCCCTGGATGCAAAGGTACGCAAAGAGTTACGCCGTTGGCTTAGGCGATTGCACGATGAGTTACATATTGCCACCATTTTCGTGACCCACGATCAAGAGGAAGCGCTCGAGGTAGCAGATCGTGTTGTGGTGATGAACAAAGGCAACATTGAGCAAGTTGGAGCCCCAAATGAAGTGTGGGAAGAACCGACTAGTCCGTTTGTTTATGAATTTTTGGGGGATGTAAATTCATTTCATGGTCGCCTGAATGCTGGTGAGATGCAAATCAACTTAAATGGTCAGATTACAACTATTCCTGCCCCCGATCATTCCACAGCTTGTAATACTGATGCTGTTGCCTATGTTCGCCCACATGATTGTGATATCCAACGAAATATTCACAACACAAGCGGATTCGAGGCTAAATTAAGCCGCATCATTAATATTGGCCCTATTGCTAGGCTGGAGTTTTTGCTACCCAAAGCTAGTGACACAGCCGAGGAAAAAATAATTGAAGTTCAAATACCTGCCACACGACAACGAGAAAACCACTATGTGGTCGGGGAAACTTTGTTGATCGTCCCACAGAAAGTTCGTATTTTTGCCTAA
- the cysW gene encoding sulfate ABC transporter permease subunit CysW — translation MSAPLTEGLSRAKSSTSEPVWIRYGLITLALTFMFLFLVLPLAAVFTEALRKGFDAYWSALQEPDAWYAIRLTLFVALITVPLNLVFGVAAAWAIAKYEFTGKAFLTTLIDLPFSVSPVVAGLVIVLVFGANGWFGPWLQANDIKIIFAIPGIVLATVFVTFPFIARELIPLMQAQGSDEEQAGIVLGATGWQTFWHITLPNIKWGLIYGVILCNARAMGEFGAVSVVSGYIRGQTTTMPLYVEILYNEYQSVAAFAVASLLALLALVTLAIKSIVEWRHSREIASNVVLPPE, via the coding sequence ATTACCCTGGCCTTAACTTTCATGTTTTTATTTTTAGTTCTGCCGCTAGCTGCAGTATTTACCGAGGCTCTGCGCAAAGGATTTGATGCCTACTGGTCGGCTTTGCAAGAACCAGATGCGTGGTATGCCATTCGCCTCACACTCTTTGTTGCATTAATTACCGTTCCTTTAAATCTGGTATTTGGTGTTGCCGCGGCATGGGCAATCGCTAAATATGAATTTACTGGAAAAGCATTCTTAACTACCTTGATTGATTTGCCATTCTCAGTGTCACCTGTAGTGGCTGGCTTGGTTATCGTGTTGGTGTTTGGTGCCAATGGGTGGTTTGGACCTTGGCTACAGGCTAATGACATCAAAATCATATTTGCCATTCCGGGCATTGTTTTGGCAACCGTTTTTGTGACCTTCCCTTTTATTGCACGCGAACTCATTCCGTTAATGCAGGCACAGGGTAGCGACGAAGAGCAGGCGGGTATTGTTTTGGGTGCTACAGGCTGGCAAACCTTTTGGCACATTACATTACCCAACATCAAATGGGGATTAATTTACGGAGTCATTCTCTGTAATGCTAGAGCAATGGGTGAATTTGGAGCAGTTTCGGTAGTGTCTGGCTATATTCGCGGTCAAACAACAACCATGCCACTGTATGTTGAAATTTTGTATAACGAATATCAATCGGTTGCTGCTTTTGCTGTAGCCTCCCTTTTAGCACTATTGGCTCTTGTTACCCTGGCGATTAAATCCATCGTCGAATGGCGTCACTCACGCGAAATTGCTTCTAATGTAGTCCTACCCCCTGAATAA
- the gorA gene encoding glutathione-disulfide reductase has translation MTTHNYDVDYFVIGGGSGGVRSARIASQLGAKVAISEEFQYGGTCVVRGCVPKKLMVYASHFSEMFQDSKGFGWEFEEPNFSWQALIEGKNHEISRLSSVYEKNLLTSDVRVFKGHTSLIDAHTVQIEGESISIVTAKYILIATGGKPALPSIPGIEYAISSNEVFYLQKQPKNILIVGAGYIALEFAGIFHGLGSRVRVIHRGQDILGASFDADVRKHLKEELTNKGIQFELSCELERIEKNDEGKFSVFFKDGRNSQHQIDQVMFATGRIPNTKHLNLEQTGVNLSKNGAVEVNAYGKSSIDSIYAVGDVSSRVALTPVAIREGNAVAQTLFGKEAVTVDLSQVPSAVFTQPPIGTVGLTEQQALELYKEIDIYEAHFKALKSALSNRLDKVYMKLLVDVKTQQVVGAHMIGDEAPEIIQAIAIAIRMGATKQDFDATIAIHPTVAEELVTMKTAIRKCLE, from the coding sequence ATGACTACACATAATTACGATGTTGACTACTTTGTGATTGGAGGCGGATCTGGAGGTGTTCGATCTGCACGTATAGCGAGTCAATTAGGTGCCAAGGTTGCAATATCTGAAGAATTTCAGTACGGAGGAACATGCGTTGTACGCGGTTGCGTACCAAAAAAACTGATGGTTTATGCTTCGCATTTTTCAGAAATGTTTCAAGATTCTAAAGGTTTTGGTTGGGAGTTTGAAGAGCCAAATTTTTCATGGCAAGCACTCATTGAGGGAAAAAATCATGAGATATCAAGACTAAGTAGTGTCTATGAAAAAAACTTATTAACATCAGATGTACGGGTATTTAAAGGTCACACCTCTTTAATCGACGCCCATACAGTCCAAATAGAAGGCGAATCAATAAGTATAGTTACAGCAAAATATATCTTGATTGCAACAGGTGGTAAACCTGCTTTGCCATCGATTCCTGGGATTGAATATGCAATATCCTCAAACGAGGTTTTTTATCTTCAAAAACAACCAAAAAATATCCTGATTGTTGGCGCTGGATATATTGCACTTGAGTTTGCAGGAATTTTTCATGGCCTTGGTTCTCGAGTACGGGTAATTCATCGAGGGCAAGATATATTAGGTGCATCTTTTGACGCAGATGTACGTAAACATCTTAAAGAGGAGCTTACCAATAAAGGAATTCAATTTGAATTATCTTGCGAGCTCGAGAGAATCGAAAAAAATGATGAAGGGAAATTTTCAGTATTTTTCAAAGATGGTAGAAATAGCCAACATCAGATTGATCAAGTGATGTTTGCAACAGGTCGCATCCCTAATACTAAACATTTAAATTTGGAGCAAACTGGCGTAAATCTTTCTAAAAATGGTGCAGTAGAGGTTAATGCTTATGGTAAATCCTCGATTGACTCAATTTATGCTGTTGGGGATGTCTCAAGTCGCGTTGCACTGACTCCAGTTGCCATTCGAGAAGGTAATGCCGTAGCCCAAACCCTGTTCGGTAAAGAGGCAGTAACGGTTGACCTTTCTCAGGTGCCAAGCGCAGTATTTACCCAACCGCCTATTGGAACTGTGGGACTAACTGAACAACAGGCTTTAGAGCTTTATAAAGAGATAGATATTTATGAGGCGCACTTCAAGGCTTTAAAAAGTGCATTATCAAATCGATTAGATAAAGTTTATATGAAGCTTTTGGTTGATGTAAAAACACAGCAAGTTGTTGGAGCACATATGATTGGTGATGAAGCGCCGGAAATCATTCAGGCTATAGCGATTGCTATAAGGATGGGAGCCACCAAGCAAGACTTTGATGCAACGATTGCCATTCATCCCACAGTGGCGGAAGAATTAGTCACTATGAAAACAGCAATACGTAAGTGCTTGGAATAA
- the yghU gene encoding glutathione-dependent disulfide-bond oxidoreductase yields the protein MTNSIEYTPPKVWTWEKPNGGEFASINRPTAGSREEKELPIGRHPLQLYSMGTPNGVKVTIMLEELLALGHTGAEYDAWLIKISGGDQFSSGFVKINPNSKIPALLDRSTLTPIRVFESGSILLYLAEKFDAFLPKDIATRTETMNWLFWQMGSGPYLGGGFGHFYAYAPYKMEYPIDRFAMETKRQLDVLDQRLAGNEYLSGKDYTIADIAVFPWYGALVKGWLYGAAEFLSVQEYTNVLRWADKILERPAVKRGRMVNRTWGAPSEQLLERHDSSDFDEKSF from the coding sequence ATGACTAATTCAATCGAGTACACACCCCCCAAAGTATGGACTTGGGAAAAGCCAAATGGTGGCGAGTTTGCGAGTATAAATCGACCAACAGCGGGCTCAAGAGAAGAAAAAGAATTACCCATTGGTCGCCACCCTCTTCAACTCTACTCTATGGGAACACCAAATGGCGTCAAAGTAACCATCATGCTTGAAGAGCTGCTCGCACTGGGTCACACTGGGGCAGAGTATGACGCCTGGTTAATTAAAATTAGTGGGGGCGATCAATTTAGCTCTGGCTTTGTAAAGATCAATCCAAACTCAAAAATTCCTGCGCTACTTGACCGCAGCACATTGACACCTATTCGCGTCTTCGAATCCGGCTCCATTTTGCTCTACCTAGCCGAAAAATTTGATGCCTTCCTTCCAAAAGATATTGCTACTCGAACTGAAACAATGAATTGGCTTTTCTGGCAAATGGGTAGCGGCCCATACTTAGGGGGAGGCTTTGGCCATTTCTACGCCTATGCTCCTTACAAAATGGAATACCCTATTGACCGATTTGCGATGGAAACCAAACGACAACTTGATGTTCTCGATCAACGTTTAGCCGGAAATGAATATCTTTCCGGAAAAGATTACACCATTGCAGATATCGCTGTTTTTCCTTGGTATGGTGCGCTTGTTAAAGGATGGCTCTATGGAGCTGCAGAATTCCTTAGCGTGCAAGAATATACAAACGTTCTGCGGTGGGCAGACAAGATTCTTGAACGCCCTGCTGTAAAACGCGGTCGAATGGTTAACCGCACTTGGGGTGCACCCTCAGAACAACTTCTTGAACGTCACGACTCAAGTGATTTTGATGAAAAATCGTTCTAA
- a CDS encoding thioredoxin domain-containing protein — MTLILFCADWCSSCREFKPTFDALNIPGLSSYWVDIENEEHIMSGIEVENLPSVFILSTDKLSWYFGEIRPSLLFIEKILADLEAGKFESKPIEARFTNLLQNLPGAIT; from the coding sequence ATGACATTAATACTTTTTTGCGCTGATTGGTGCAGCTCATGCAGAGAATTTAAACCCACTTTTGATGCACTCAATATTCCAGGCCTATCAAGTTATTGGGTGGATATAGAAAATGAAGAACACATCATGTCAGGAATTGAGGTTGAAAATCTACCGAGCGTATTTATTTTGTCAACTGACAAGCTAAGTTGGTATTTCGGTGAAATTCGCCCAAGCCTACTTTTTATAGAAAAAATTCTTGCAGACCTCGAAGCGGGGAAATTTGAATCTAAACCAATTGAGGCTCGCTTTACTAATCTGCTCCAAAATTTACCCGGTGCAATAACCTAA